The genomic segment GGGTCATCGACGTGGCAAAGACCAAGCAGGACCAGTGGGTGTGCACCGAGTGTGGATGGACCTCGGTGCGCTGGGTGGGCAAGTGCGGCGAGTGCCAGGCCTGGGGCAGCGTCGCGGAGCGGGGCGCCCCGAAACTGACGGAGGTGGCCTCCAACATCCCCGCCGCCAAGGCCATCCCGATCAACCAGGTCCCGACGAACTCCACCGTGCGCCACCTGACCGGAATCGGCGAACTGGACCGGGTGTTGGGCGGCGGGCTGGTACCGGGCGTCGTCGTCCTGTTGGCAGGAGAACCCGGGGTGGGCAAGTCGACGCTCCTGCTGGAGGTGGCCTCCAAGTGGTCCGCCGGCGGCCACCGCACCCTGTACGTGACGGGCGAGGAGTCCGCCGCCCAGGTGCGGCTGCGAGCGGACCGCACCGGAGCACTGGGCGACGAGCTCTACCTGGCGGCGGAGACGGACCTGGGCACGGTGCTGGGCCACATCGAGGAGGTGGAGCCCACCCTGTTGGTGCTGGACTCGGTGCAGACCATCGGCACTGCGCAGGCCGACGGCTCCCCCGGTGGCGTCACCCAGGTGCGCGAGGTGACCGGAGCCCTGGTCCGGGTGGCGAAGCGTCGCGGGATGGCAGTGGTGATCGTCGGCCATGTCACCAAGGACGGCAACATCGCGGGCCCACGGACCATGGAGCACCTGGTGGACGTGGTGCTCAACTTCGAGGGTGACCGGCACTCCGGTTTCCGGATGGTGCGGGCCGCGAAGAACCGTTTCGGCCCGGCCGACGAGGTGGGCTGTTTCGAGATGGGTGAGAAGGGCATCGTGGAGGTTCCGGATCCGTCGGGACTGTTCACCACCCACCACGAGGAACCCGTGCCCGGCACTTGTGTGACGGTGACGATGGAGGGTCGACGGCCACTGCTGGCCGAGATCCAGGCGCTGGTGGCACCGTCGCCCAATGAGAAGAATCCGCGACGCACCACCAATGGTGTCGAGAGCTCCCGGGTGGCGATGATCCTCGCGGTACTGGAGACCAAGGCCCGCATCGGGTTGAGCGCGAAGGACGTGTACGTGGCGACGGTGGGTGGCGCCAAGGTCGCCGATCCGTGCGCCGATCTGGCGATCGCCGTGGCCGTCGCCTCCGGTCAGCTGGGGGTGAACTTCCCCAAGCGGGTACTGGCCGTCGGCGAGGTGGGCCTGGCGGGAGACCTGCGGCGCACCCCCGGCCTGGAACGACGACTGCAGGAGGCGGGTCGGCTGGGCTTCGAATTGGCGATCGTCCCGGCCCGCTCGCGTGACACCACGCAGAAGGTGCCCAATCTGGGCGCGCTGAAGGTGGTGGAGGTGGCCAGCGTCGAGGAGGCGCTGGGCGTGCTCGGCCTCAAGCACCGCCCCCGCCGCACCGGGGGATGACCCCCCCGCGCCCCCTTCGGTCCTCCCCGGATGGGATCGGGACGTGGACTGTCCAGCGCCCCTTGACTGAGGGGGCTGCGGTCGTCAGCCGCGCGCCACGGTCCGGGCCCGCGCCACCAGGTCCAGCTGCAGCGGCAGGCGCCCCAGCGCGATCGCGCGCTTCGCCGGGGACTCACCACGCCAGTCCCAGGCCATCTTGAGGTTGCCCGGGAAGACCCCGACGAAGAGGGCCTCTGCGGCCCTGCCGCCGACACTGCGCGTGGCCGGGTTGGCCAGCAGCCCTGCGACAGCCAGCTCCGCCACACCCGAGCCCAGCGTCCAGGCACGTGCAGTGCCGGGCAGCTGTGAGGGGATCAGCCCGTCGAACGGCTCAGGCCTCACCAGGTGCAGGACGCCGGCGCCGGCCAGCAGCGCAGTGAGGAAACGGGCCTGGTTCTTCGGGTCGCGTGACATGCTCCGATCCTAGTCGTGGCCCACGACGAGGGCCCGCCAGTCCTCGACAAGCTCGGGAAATACCCCTGGCGCGGGCGACTGCGATCCGCTGGTCGCACAGAGGGTGGTGGAGGTGTCCAATGTCGCCGAGGCGCTGGGCATGCTCGGGTTGAAGCGCCAGCCGCGCGGGTGACCAAACGACCCGCCGCGGTGGCTGCGCGACGGGTCGTTCAGTGAGTCCTTGCTGACAGGGCAGGAGATTGTGGGAGGATCAGTTGGCGGCGATCCGTTCGGAGTGGACGAGCTCCGGGTCGACGCCGGCGGCTGCCGTCGCCTCCTCGAGCGCGGTGACCATCCCGGGCGGGCCACAGACGTAGATGTCCGGGACCAGCTCCGGGTCGTCGATTTGGGCCAGCGCCGCGGTGAGCACGTCGACGGAAGACCCGGCGACGCACTCGAAGCGCTCGTCGGCGGGTTGGAGACCGGCCTCGGGACGCCAGACGGCGGTGGTGACCTGCAGCTCGGGGAGCTGGTCCAGCACCTCCCCGATCTCGGCGGCGCCGAACATGTCGGCCGCGGTGTTGACCCCCAGGATGAGGCGTGACTCCTGCGGGTCGCCCCACTCGGCCATCCGTCGCAGCATGGACAGCAGCGGCGCCAGACCGCAGCCGCCGCCCACGAACCAGCGCGGGCGCATCCCGTTCTCCACCAGGCCGAAGGTGCCCTGAGGACCCACCAGGTTGAGGATGTCGTCCTCCCGGGCCTGGGTGTCCAGGTAGGTGGAGAAGAGCCCTCCCTCGCGGATGTGGATCAGGAATTCCAGCGTGCCGTCCCAGTTGGAGACATTGCTCATCGAGTAGGCGCGCAGCTCTCCCCTGCCGGGCACCTCGATCTGCATGTACTGCCCGGCCTCGAACTCGGCGGCCGAGCCCAGCTCGTCGTCGGGCTCCAGCTGCAGTGTGAGCTTCACGATGTGCGGGGTCAGCCGCTCGATCGAGACGATGCCCGCCTCGCGTCGGTTGGGCGCCTGTTCCACCAGCTTGGTGGAGTCGAAGGGCAGGGCTACGTCCAGGTCCGAGGTCGGCTCGGTGCAGCACAGCAGCACCGCGTCCTGCTTGCCGCCCAGGGCGTCATCCTCGAAGGGGCGCATGTCGTAGCTGCCCGCCTCCACCCGGCCGACGCAGGTGCCGCAGGTCCCCTTGCCACACAGCGACGGCAGGATGATGCCGGCCTGCTTGGCGGCCTCCACCACGGACTGCCCGGGCTCGGCGTGGACGACGCGTTGGTCACCGTCGGCGGTGACCAACCTCACCTGGCAGCTCATGCGCCGGCCATCGCGTTGGCGAGGTCCTCGGTGGGATCGCCCAGCGGCTTGAGCGCGAACTTGTCCACCAGCACGTCGACGACGGCCGGGGTGAGGAAGGCGGGCAGCGTCGGGCCGAGGCGGATGTTCTTGATGTCGAGCGCCAGCAGGGTCAGCAGCACGGCGGCGGCCTTCTGCTCGAACCAGCTGACGAACATGCTCAGCGGCAGGTCGTTGACGCCGCAGTCGAAGGCGTCGGCCAGGGCCAGGGCGATCTTGACGGCGGTGAAGGAGTCATTGCACTGGCCGATGTCGAGCAGGCGCGGCAGGCCGGCGACGGTGCCGTAGTCGTGGCCGTTGATGCGGAACTTGTTGCAGCCCATGGTGAGCAGGATGGTGTCGTCGCCCGACTTCTCGGCGATCTCGGTGTAGTAGTTGCGGCCGGGCTTGGCGCCGTCGCAGCCACCGATCACCAGGAATCGGCTGATGTCGCCGGCCTTGACGGCCTCGACGATGGCGTCGGCATTGGCCAGCACCGAGTCGTGCCCGAAACCGACGGTGATGCTGCGGGCCGGGTCCGTGGTGGCGAAGCCGGGCAGCGCCTGGGCGGCCTTGACCAGCAGGCCGAGGTCCTTGTGCTCCAGGTGGCGCACGCCGGGCCAACCCACCGGGCCCATGGTGAAGATGCGGCTGCGGTAGCTGGGCTGCGGTTCGATCAGGCAGTTCGAGGTCATCACGATCGGGCCGGGGAAGGCGGCGAACTCGGCGTGCTGGTTCTGCCAGGCGCTGCCGTAGTTGCCGGCCAGGTGCTCGTACTTGTTCAGGCCCGGGTAGCCGTGGGCGGGCAGCATCTCGCCGTGCGTCCACACCGTGATGCCGGTGTCCTTGGTGGCTTCGAGGATGGCCGCCAGGTCGCCGAGGTCGTGGCCGCTGACCAGGATGGCCTTGCCCTCGACGGGGGTGACGCGCACCTGGGTGGGCACGGGGGTGCCGTAGACGCCGGTGTTGGCCGCGTCGAGCATCTCCATCACCTTGAGGTTCAGGCTGCCCAGTCCGAGGGCGTGGCCCAGCAGGCTGTCGAGGTCGGTGGGCGGGTCGCCGAGGAAGGCGAGCGCCTTCTCGATGCCGGCGTCGGTCTCGTCGGTGCGGTGACCCAGTGCGTGGGCGTGGTGGGCGTAGGCGCACAAACCCTTGAGGCCGTAGAGGTTGAGGTTGCGGACGCCGACCACGTCGGCGCCCAGCACGTCGATGTTCACGTCGACGCGCACCAGCGGCGCCTGCTTGAGCAGACCGGCCATGCCGGGGTCGGGCACGAACTGGGCGGCTCCCTCGGGCACGACGGGCGTCTCGCCGGCCTCGGTGCAGGCGGCTTCGTAGCGGGCCTTGAGCTCGTCGCGCAGGACGATCGCGTCGGCGATCATGCGCTGGAAGACGGTGGCGTTGAAGTTCACATTGGTGAGGGTGGTGAAGACCCAGTAGGAGGCGCGGTGGGCCCATGTCGGGTCGACGACGCCCTTCTCGCGCAGCAGCACGGCGTACTGGCCGATGCCTTCACAGATGACGATCAGGACGTCCTGCAGCGTGGCGGTGCGGTCATCCTTTCCGCAGTTGCCCTTCACGCTGTGGCAGCCCAGCAGCAGGTTGTCGCTCCGGTCGGTCTGTTCGCACTGGTAGCAGAACATGGGGTGCTCCATCCGTGGGATCCGTTGTTTGTCACGGACACTAGCGTGTCTATTGGTTGGTGTCATCCAAGGCAGACCTCGCCCACCCACTACCATCGAACCCATGGCACTGTCCCCCGCTGAGATCCAGGCCCGGCCCCGTCGTTACCAGGCACTGCTGGCGCCGGGCACGCCACTTCGCGAGGGGCTCGAACGCATCCTGCACGGACGGACCGGCGCGCTGGTCGTGCTCGGCAGCAACCGGAAGGTGGACCGAGTCTCCACCGGCGGCTTTGCCCTGGACGTGCAGTTCACCCCCACGGCGCTGCGGGAACTGGCGAAGATGGACGGGGGGATCATCCTGTCCAGTGACTTCGAGCGCATCCTCGCCGCCGGGGTGCACTTCGTTCCCGACGGCTCCATCCCCACCGTCGAGACCGGCACCAGGCACCGCACCGCGGACCGGATCGCCCAGCAGACCGGAATGCCGGTGGTCACCGTCTCCGCGTCGATGTCCACCATCGCGCTCTTCCTCGACGGCCAGCGCCACCCCATCGAGACCTCCGAGGCTATCCTCTCGCGCGCCAACCAGGCCCTGGCCACCCTCACCCGCTACCGGGAGCGCCTCAGCGGCACCACCCGATCCCTGTCCACCCTCGAGGTGCATGACCAGGTGAGCGTGAAGGACGTCGCCCTGGTGGCGCAGCGGATCGAGATGATCCGACGGCTGGACCGCGAGCTACGTGCCTATGTCGCTGCACTCGGCGTCGACGGGCGGCTGCTGGAGATGCAGCTCTACGAGCTGACCCTCGGCGTCGACGACCTGGCCACCCTGCTCGAGCTGGACTACCGACCCGAGGAGCAGGAGGAGATGACCTTCCGGGTTGGTGCCTTGGAGCACCTGGACTCCACCGAGCTGCTGGATCCGCACGTCGTCGCCCGCCAGATGGGCTTCGGCGAGGGGATGCACCTGGAGACCCGGCTGGAGCCGCGCGGCCACCGGCAGGTGGCGCAGTTGACGCGGATCCCGGGCAGTCTCGGCCGCCGCTTGGTGGACCACTTCGGCACCCTGCAGGCCCTGTTCGGGGCCTCGACGGCGGACCTGCTGGAGGTGGAGGGCTTCGGCGAGGGCCGTGCCCGCCTGGTCCGCGAGGGACTCGCCCGCCTTGCCGAGGCCGCCTTCAGCGAGCGCCTGGACTGAGGCAAGTATTCGGAACAGATCCCAATCCGCTCCCCAACGCAATAGATGCACTGGGGAGCGGATTGGGATCTGTCCTGAATACTCATGCGGCGGGTTTGGTTCCCCGTCGCGCTCCCCACCACTGGTCTCCGCGGCGAATCATCGCCAGCAAGGCCTGCTCCGTGGCCGGACAGTCGTGAACGACCTGCTGGTAGGTCAGCCGAACGACGATGTAGCCCATGGAGCGCAGTTCCAGGTCTCGTCGGCGATCCGCCTGATAGCGCTCCTCCCCGGTGTGGTGCTCCCGGCTGTCCACCTCGATCACCAGTCGCTCTCCCACCAGGAAGTCCACCCGGGTGTCCTTGCGCAGCCAGACCTGGGGTTTCAGCTGGACACCCTTGGCACGCAACCGGAGCCGGACCATGGTCTCCGTCCCGGACTCCGCCGCGTCGATCAGGGCCAAGCTGTCCTCCCGGCCACGCACCCACCCCCACGCGCTGCGAATGTCCCCCACCGTGCAGATCTTGCGATGGACCAAGGAGTCGCACACGACGATCAGGTCCTCCCGGTCCAGACAGCGCCAGGCCGCAGAGAGCGCCGTCGCCAAGTCATCGACGGCTTGGGCCGGTGCCACCTCAAATCGGGACGACAAGGCATGACATCGTTTGAGTCCGGCGGGCAAGGGCATCGTCCGGTTGTGATCGCGGCGCACGTGCAGGACCCCTGCGGTGACGTCCCAGCCGCCATGGAAGGCGATTGCGGAAGCGCAGGTCAGCGCCCCACCGGAACGGACGGCCCGCTTCACGGACTCGTCGGCGCCCACCGTCGCGTACCAACCGGGCCGTAGCCGTTCCAGGGTTCCCGAGGCCACGGCCCTCGCGATCAGGTTGCCGTCGATGCCCTGTTCCTTGAGATCTCGCGTGCGGGCGATGCCGCCCGTGAACTGATTGCTCTCCATGCCCCTTCAGTTTCGAAATCGGGGGGCCAGAATTTTCACCTGTCCACAGGCTCGTCCGCCTCCTGTCCCTGTGGAAAAGTCGAAACAGATGCAGATCCGCTCCCCAACGCAATGGATGCACTGGGGAGCGGATTGGGATCTGTCCTGAACAGCCGGGTCAGGCCTTGGGCATGACCACCATCGTGTCAGGCTCGGCCCCGTCCATCGTGGCGCTGACCCGGTAGGTGCCGGGACGCAGCACCTGGGCGTCGAGCTTGCAGCCGTCGTGGGAACGCTTGCCCTGCCAGGTCACCTTGGCGGCGAAGGACTTGCCGCCGGTCAGGTCGGCCTTGCCCTTGGGCGCCCAGGCGGGGCAGTGCACGGTGGTCCAGATCCGGTCGCTACCCGAGGTGACGGCCAGCTGCACCGGGGTCTTGGCCAAGTCCAGCGTGCAACCCTTCTCGCTCTTCATCGTGATGGTGTAGGCGGCGCCGGCACCGATCTTCGGTGACCGGGAACCGTCGAGGGACAGGCTCACGTCGCCGCCCTGGCACTCGGCAGGCGCGCTGGGTGTGGGGGTGGGCGTCGGGCTCTGGCTGGGGGTCTGGCTGGCACTGGCCGACGGCGTGCTCGACGCACTCGCACTCGCCGAAGGACTCGCGGAGGCCGACGCGCTCGGGGAGGCCGATGGGCTGGGCGTAGCCTCGGCGCTGGCCAGCGACGACGGGTTCTGCGGCGTGGCAGCGACGGTGGAACGGTCGTCACCGCCGAACAGGCCGGACAGCACCCACCAGATCAGCCCGAGGGCCAGCAGGAAGGCCACGACGAAGATGCCGCGTCGCAACCAGTAGGTGTTCTCAGGCTCCGGGCCGGACGGGTGGATCACCGAGTTCATGCACCGATCGTAGGGTTGGTGGGCGGCTTTGCCTACCATGGCTCGCGTGATCCAGGACAACGAACTCACCGAAGACGCACGCCGCCGCATCGTGGCCCGGGTGGGTGACTGGTTCGACGAGCACCGCCGGGACCTGCCCTGGCGCCGCTCCACGCCGTGGGGCGTCATGGTCAGCGAGTTCATGCTGCAGCAGACGCCCGTCTCCCGGGTCCTCGGCCCCTGGCAGGAGTGGATGGAGCGTTGGCCCGCCCCCGACGACCTGGCCAGCGAGCAAGCCGGTGCCGCGGTGGCAGCCTGGGGCCGGCTCGGCTACCCCAGGCGCGCGCAGCGGCTGCACCGCGCCGCCACCGTGATCAGCGAGCAGCACGCCGGCCGAGTGCCCGGGACCCTGGAGGAGTTGCGGGCCCTGCCCGGCGTCGGGCAGTACACGGCGGCCGCCATCCTGTCCTTCGCCTTCGGCGGGCGCGCGGTGGTGCTGGACACCAACATCCGTCGCCTGCTCTGCCGCGTGGAGGACGGCCGGGAGTTCCCGCCGGACTCGGCCACCGCCTCGGAATGGCGCCGGGCGGAAGACTGGCTGCCCGACACCGACGAGCGCGCGGCGCACTGGGCGGCCGCGTCGATGGAGCTGGGAGCGCTGGTCTGCACGGCCCGCAGTCCGCGCTGCGAGGACTGCCCCGTCAAGGATTCCTGCCGCTGGCGGGCCGCCGGACACCCGCGGCACGACGGACCCCCGCGTCGCACCCAGGCCTGGCACGGAACCGACCGCCAGTGTCGCGGGGTGCTGCTTGACCTGGTCCGCCAGAACCCCGAGGGCGTCACCGTCGAGGTGGCGCTTGGGGCCTGGGCGGAACGGGTTCAGGCGGAGCGCTCACTGGCCGGGCTGCTGGCCGACGCGCTGGTCCGCGACGACGGTGGCCTGCTGCGGCTGTGATCCCCACCAACGCCAGGCCAGCACCATCAACAGCGCGGTGGTGAGCAGCAACTGGCCGCGTTGGACGAGGCCCATCATGTCCATCCGGACGCCGGGCAGGTGGGCGGCGAGGGTTGCCGCCAACAGGCCCAGCCACAGCACGAAGAGCGCGCCGAGCACCATGCGGCCCTCCCACCCGATCCAGCAGCGCACCCGCTGACGACGCCACAGCAGAACCGCGAAGGCCACGCCGAGGGCCGTGACCGCCACCGTGCTTGTGCCGGTGTGCGCCAGGTGGGTCCACGGCACCTGCCAGCTGGCCTCCCGGGCGGCGCATTCGGCGTCGCGGGTGGCCACACAGCTCATCGGACACAGGGAGTCGGCGACGGTGGCCAGCCCGAAGAGCGCCAACAACCGGAAGGCCCAACGCTCGTGACGCCAGCTCGGGCTCCTGCGCAGCAGGAGCAGGGCCACCAGGCCGGCCACCGTCATGCTCACTCCCGCCAGGGTGTCGCCCATGCGGAAGAGCAGGGCGTGGGGTTCACCGTTGGCCCCCAGCTCGCTGACATAGGAGGTCCGGGGCGAGAGCTTCGTCGGCAGCAGGAGTTCCAGCAGCCACACGGAATAGAACAGGCCGCCCAGCATCATCAGCCCGGCCGAGACCCGTCGCGCGCTCCTCATGCCAGCAACGCTAGGAGTCTGTCGGGTCAGCATCCGTCCACCATAGGGCCTGTCCGGGGGAAACCCGGGTCGTAATGACTGCTAGCCTCATGGGTGCACACGGGAGTCCGGAGCACCGGGCTGAGAGGAAGGTTTCGCACCTTCGACCGTCGAACCTGATCTGGATCATGCCAGCGCAGGGAGGCCTCTTGCGGCAACCGAAGGCCGGCTGCCACCCGTGCCCATTCCTCGAGAGGGCACACGAATGAGCACCATCACCGAAGACCCCACCCGTCCCCGCAGCAGTTCCGGCTGGCGCGTGGTGGACATCGTCGTCGCCGCCATCCTGGGCGTTGCGGTCGGCGTCATCTTCTGGGCCTTCAACAACACCGTCGCCACCGTCTGGGGGCCGCTGGAGGCTGTGCTGCCCGGCCTGGCCGGTCTGATCACTGGCGTCTGGTTCCTGGGCGGAACGCTGGGCGGTCTGGTCATCCGCAAGCCGGGCGCCGCCCTGCTGGTGGAACTGTTGGCCGCCACCGTCTCCGTGCTGCCCGGCAACCAATGGGGCATCACCACGCTCTACTCCGGCCTCGCCCAGGGAATTGGCGCGGAGATCGTCTTCGCGATCTTCGCCTGGAAGCGCTGGAGCCTGCCGGTGGCAGCCTTCGCCGGAATCGGCTCGGCACTGGGCGCCTTCGTCAACGAGTACTTCCTGATGGGCAACCATGCGAAGAGCTTGGCCTTCAACGCCACCTATCTCGTCTGCCTGGTCATCTCCGGTGTGCTGCTGGCCGGAGGACTGGCCTGGGTGCTGATGAAGGCCCTGGCATCGGCCGGGGCGCTCGATCGCTTCGAGTCCGGCCGCGAGACCCGTCGCGCGGTCTGACGCCGATGATCGTCGCCGAGGGTTGGGGTTGGCGCCACGCGAGCCGACGCGACTGGGCGGTACGCGGGGCCAGCTTCACCATTGGCGACGGTGAGCGGGTCCTGCTGCTGGGGGCCTCCGGCGCCGGCAAGTCGACGCTGATGCACGCCATGGCGGGCGTGCTGGGCGGCGCCGATGAGGGCGAGGAGGAAGGGCGTCTGCTCGTCGACGGAGCCCATCCCACCCGACGCCACGGCCACGTCGGGCTGGTGATGCAGGATCCGGAGACCCAGGTGGTGCTGGCCCGGGTGGGCGACGACGTCGCCTTCGGCGCGGAGAACCTGGGCGTGGCTCGCGACGAGATCTGGCGACGGGTGGACGAGGCCCTGGACGCAGTTGGTCTGGACGTCGGCCGTGACCGACCCACCACTGCCCTGTCCGGCGGCCAGAAGCAGCGGCTGACCATCGCCGGAGCCCTGGCGATGCAGGCGAAGGTCCTGCTGCTGGACGAACCCACCGCCAATCTGGACCCCGAGGGTGCCCGCGAGGTGCGCGACGTGGTGGCCCACCTCAGCCGGGAGCGCGGGACCACCCTGGTGGTGGTGGAGCACCGGGTGGAGTTGTGGGCGGACCAGGTGGACCGGGTGATCGTGCTCGCTCCGGGCGGGGGGATCCTTGCGGACGGTGCGCCCGGCAGGGTCTTCGTCGAGCAGCGTGAGGCCCTGTTGGCCGCGGGCGTCTGGGTGCCGGGCGTGGACATCCCCTCGACAGGCTCGGGGAACGGAGAAGGAAGCACGGCCGGGCCTGCCGAGGCCCCCTGGGCCCTGCGCGGCGAAGCACTGGCCATCGGCCACGACCCGCAACATGTCGTGCAGCACGCGCTCGATGTCACCATCCCCGCAGGACGCTCGACGATGATCACCGGCCCGAACGGCGCCGGGAAGTCCACCCTGGCACTTACCCTGGCCGGTCTGCTCCCCCGGCTCGACGGCCGCGTGGTGGCGGCCGGGGAGCTGCGTCCCGCCCGCGTCCTGGGCCCACGGCACTGGGGCAGGCGCAGGCCGGTGGATTCCTCTGACCCCGGCACCTGGTCCTCGCGGGACCTGATCACCCGGATCGGGACGGTCTTCCAGAGCCCGGAGCACCAGTTCGTCGCCACCACGGTGCGCGACGAGCTCGCCGTGGGCCTGCGAGCCCTGGCCGCCGTCGACCCGCAGTGGACCACCCAGCGCATCGACGAGCGCGTCGACGAACTGCTGGCAATGCTGCACCTGTCGCGGATTGCCGGGGCCAATCCCTTCACGCTGTCCGGCGGCGAGAAGCGCCGCCTCAGCGTGGGGACCGTGCTCGCCACCGGGCCACGGGTGATCTTCCTCGACGAACCCACCTTCGGGCAGGACCGCAACACGTGGCTGGACATGGTGGCGCTGGTGCGGGCCATGCTGGACCAGGGGCGCGCGGTGGTCAGCATCACCCACGACGCGGACTTCATCACGGCCCTGGCCCAGCACCGGATCCATCTGGAGCCGCAGCGATGAGCCGTCCCCGAACCCTGCTGGAGCGGCTCAATCCCGCGACGCTGCTGTTGCTCGCGGTCATCCTCTCCGTGCCCTTGGTGGTGACCCTGGACTGGGTGAGCGCCAGCGTGGCACTGGCTCTGGAGGTGGTGGCGCTGGTGGCCTGCCGGGTTTCCCTGCGGCGGATCCTGCGCAGGCTGGCCCCGCTGTTGCTGATCGCCCCGCTGGGGGCGATCAGCATGCTGCTCTACGGCCAGACGTCCGGCCGCATCTGGTGGCACTGGGGGCCAGTGGTGGTCAGCGACGGTTCGATCAGCCTGGCCGTGGCCCTGTTCATCCGCATCTTCGCGCTGGCTCTGCCGGCCGTGATGCTCTTCGCGGACATCGACGCCACCCGGATGGCCGACGGCCTGGCCCAGGTGGTGCGGCTTCCGGCCCGGTTCGTGCTGGGCTCCCTGGCGGGCTTCCGGATGCTGGCCCTGTTCACCTCGGACTGGCGGGTGCTCGGGCAGGCACGGCGGGCCCGCGGGCTGGGCGACGACGGGCGGCTGCGGCGCTGGGCACTGATGAGCTTTTCCCTGCTGGTCCTGGCCCTGCGACGAGGCGGGCGGCTGGCCACCGCCATGGAGGCCAAGGGTTTCGGGGCACCGGTCGAACGCACCTGGGCCCGGCCCTCGCGCGTGGGTGCCGCCGATGCCCTGGCGGTGTTGGTCTGCCTGGCCATCGCGGCGGCATCCCTTGCCGCGGCAGCACACTTCGGGACCCTGATGACAGTCCTGTCATGAGCGGACCGGTGCGCAGGATCATTGTCGACGGCGGCTCCGGGGCGGGCAAGACCACCTTCGCCCGGCGACTGGTGGAGCGCTGGGGCGTGCTGTGCGGTGAGTCGGTGCAGTTGGTCAGCCTGGATGACTGCTACCCGGGGTGGCATGGACTCGCGGCGGCCTCCCGGATGGTGGTGGCCGACATCCTGCGCGCCCATGATCCCGGTTACCGACGCTGGGACTGGGAACGTCGGGAACCGGCGGACTGGGTGGCGCTGGATCCCGGGCTGCCGATGGTCGTCGAGGGATGCGGGGCACTGACCCACGATTCGGCCCGGTTGGCGGATCTG from the Luteococcus japonicus genome contains:
- a CDS encoding energy-coupling factor transporter transmembrane component T family protein produces the protein MSRPRTLLERLNPATLLLLAVILSVPLVVTLDWVSASVALALEVVALVACRVSLRRILRRLAPLLLIAPLGAISMLLYGQTSGRIWWHWGPVVVSDGSISLAVALFIRIFALALPAVMLFADIDATRMADGLAQVVRLPARFVLGSLAGFRMLALFTSDWRVLGQARRARGLGDDGRLRRWALMSFSLLVLALRRGGRLATAMEAKGFGAPVERTWARPSRVGAADALAVLVCLAIAAASLAAAAHFGTLMTVLS
- a CDS encoding ABC transporter ATP-binding protein, with protein sequence MIVAEGWGWRHASRRDWAVRGASFTIGDGERVLLLGASGAGKSTLMHAMAGVLGGADEGEEEGRLLVDGAHPTRRHGHVGLVMQDPETQVVLARVGDDVAFGAENLGVARDEIWRRVDEALDAVGLDVGRDRPTTALSGGQKQRLTIAGALAMQAKVLLLDEPTANLDPEGAREVRDVVAHLSRERGTTLVVVEHRVELWADQVDRVIVLAPGGGILADGAPGRVFVEQREALLAAGVWVPGVDIPSTGSGNGEGSTAGPAEAPWALRGEALAIGHDPQHVVQHALDVTIPAGRSTMITGPNGAGKSTLALTLAGLLPRLDGRVVAAGELRPARVLGPRHWGRRRPVDSSDPGTWSSRDLITRIGTVFQSPEHQFVATTVRDELAVGLRALAAVDPQWTTQRIDERVDELLAMLHLSRIAGANPFTLSGGEKRRLSVGTVLATGPRVIFLDEPTFGQDRNTWLDMVALVRAMLDQGRAVVSITHDADFITALAQHRIHLEPQR
- a CDS encoding AAA family ATPase; the encoded protein is MSGPVRRIIVDGGSGAGKTTFARRLVERWGVLCGESVQLVSLDDCYPGWHGLAAASRMVVADILRAHDPGYRRWDWERREPADWVALDPGLPMVVEGCGALTHDSARLADLSFWLDMPADERRSRALARDGASYEPWWEVWAAQEAEHWRRHEPQRLACMVVIPPH
- a CDS encoding ECF transporter S component; amino-acid sequence: MSTITEDPTRPRSSSGWRVVDIVVAAILGVAVGVIFWAFNNTVATVWGPLEAVLPGLAGLITGVWFLGGTLGGLVIRKPGAALLVELLAATVSVLPGNQWGITTLYSGLAQGIGAEIVFAIFAWKRWSLPVAAFAGIGSALGAFVNEYFLMGNHAKSLAFNATYLVCLVISGVLLAGGLAWVLMKALASAGALDRFESGRETRRAV